The following proteins are encoded in a genomic region of Magnolia sinica isolate HGM2019 chromosome 1, MsV1, whole genome shotgun sequence:
- the LOC131252267 gene encoding uncharacterized calcium-binding protein At1g02270-like isoform X1 — protein sequence MDSAEEQTDVFYQDSPNQRQSLSANCNQSDGLNGSDQCISCTTFNILAPIYKRLNSESCESEFREYWISRNERILDRLLCLKSSIICLQEVWVGNEELAGMFEKRLGDEGYATYKLPRTNNRGDGLLTAVNRKSFRVLNYRELLFNDFGNRVAQLLHVELVIPFLQSHAKDVKHDALVVNTPLLFPHNSSYCLPRLKQVYKILQYIESYQEMYQLQTAPIILCGDWNGSKRGHVYKFLRSQCFVSSYDTAHHYTDSDVDCHKWVSHRNHRGNICGVDFIWLLNPYEHRKPLNISFIKAVLGIIKNRLCEVSRESIDPFGFLENENCKGTCVDLSGFSQALTVLGLTGYPNGLDIEELHDLWLKLDTDGDGVIDFSQFKSALDPSSLLQSENENEALEAQTETPQNTSRSATIGFEVKHSALFPTQVEDGIWPEDYSLSDHAQLTVEFAPVTMHCPQSFCHPAQTMT from the exons ATGGATAGTGCAGAAGAACAAACGGATGTTTTTTATCAAGACTCTCCCAATCAAAGACAGTCTCTGAGCGCAAACTGTAATCAGTCTGACGGGTTGAACGGCAGTGATCAGTGCATTTCCTGTACAACTTTCAACATTCTCGCACCGATATACAAGAGATTGAATAGTGAG AGTTGCGAAAGCGAGTTCCGGGAGTATTGGATTAGTAGGAATGAGAGAATATTGGACAGACTGCTATGCCTAAAATCATCAATTATATGTTTACAG GAGGTTTGGGTTGGAAATGAAGAACTTGCTGGTATGTTTGAGAAGCGACTAGGAGATGAAGGTTATGCAACTTACAAGCTTCCACGAACCAATAACAGAggagatg GTCTCTTAACTGCAGTGAATCGAAAATCATTCCGAGTTTTGAATTACAGAGAATTGTTATTCAATGACTTTGGCAATCGTGTAGCACAGCTTCTACACGTTGAACTGGTTATTCCATTTTTGCAAAGCCATGCAAAAGACGTTAAGCACGACGCACTTGTCGTGAACACCCCCTTGCTGTTTCCTCACAATTCTAGTTATTGCCTCCCTCGATTAAAGCAG GTTTACAAGATTTTACAATATATCGAATCATATCAGGAAATGTACCAGCTTCAAACTGCCCCTATAATCTTATGTGG GGACTGGAATGGAAGTAAAAGAGGACATGTCTACAAATTTCTGCGATCGCAGTGCTTTGTGTCCTCATATGACACTGCCCATCACTACACTGACAGTGATGTCGATTGCCATAAG TGGGTCAGCCATCGTAACCATAGAGGAAACATATGTGGGGTGGATTTTATATGGCTTCTTAACCCTTACGAACATCGGAAGCCATTGAATATAAGCTTCATCAAGGCTGTGTTGGGGATTATTAAG AATCGCCTTTGTGAAGTGTCTAGAGAAAGTATAGATCCATTTGGTTTTCTCGAAAATGAGAACTGCAAGGGAACTTGTGTCGACCTTTCTGGATTCTCTCAAGCTCTTACTGTg TTGGGCTTAACTGGCTATCCAAATGGCCTTGATATTGAAGAGTTACACGATTTGTGGCTGAAACTGGACACTGATGGAGATGGAGTGATTGACTTTTCGCAGTTCAAG AGTGCATTGGATCCATCATCACTCCTACAAAGTGAAAATGAAAACGAGGCACTGGAAGCACAAACAGAAACACCACAAAACACGTCAAGATCTGCAACCATTGGTTTCGAAGTGAAGCATTCTGCCCTGTTCCCAACCCAAGTTGAAGATGGAATATGGCCTGAAGACTACTCCCTGTCTGACCATGCACAACTTACTGTGGAGTTTGCTCCAGTGACCATGCATTGTCCCCAAAGTTTTTGCCACCCAGCTCAAACCATGACCTGA
- the LOC131252267 gene encoding uncharacterized calcium-binding protein At1g02270-like isoform X2: MFEKRLGDEGYATYKLPRTNNRGDGLLTAVNRKSFRVLNYRELLFNDFGNRVAQLLHVELVIPFLQSHAKDVKHDALVVNTPLLFPHNSSYCLPRLKQVYKILQYIESYQEMYQLQTAPIILCGDWNGSKRGHVYKFLRSQCFVSSYDTAHHYTDSDVDCHKWVSHRNHRGNICGVDFIWLLNPYEHRKPLNISFIKAVLGIIKNRLCEVSRESIDPFGFLENENCKGTCVDLSGFSQALTVLGLTGYPNGLDIEELHDLWLKLDTDGDGVIDFSQFKSALDPSSLLQSENENEALEAQTETPQNTSRSATIGFEVKHSALFPTQVEDGIWPEDYSLSDHAQLTVEFAPVTMHCPQSFCHPAQTMT, from the exons ATGTTTGAGAAGCGACTAGGAGATGAAGGTTATGCAACTTACAAGCTTCCACGAACCAATAACAGAggagatg GTCTCTTAACTGCAGTGAATCGAAAATCATTCCGAGTTTTGAATTACAGAGAATTGTTATTCAATGACTTTGGCAATCGTGTAGCACAGCTTCTACACGTTGAACTGGTTATTCCATTTTTGCAAAGCCATGCAAAAGACGTTAAGCACGACGCACTTGTCGTGAACACCCCCTTGCTGTTTCCTCACAATTCTAGTTATTGCCTCCCTCGATTAAAGCAG GTTTACAAGATTTTACAATATATCGAATCATATCAGGAAATGTACCAGCTTCAAACTGCCCCTATAATCTTATGTGG GGACTGGAATGGAAGTAAAAGAGGACATGTCTACAAATTTCTGCGATCGCAGTGCTTTGTGTCCTCATATGACACTGCCCATCACTACACTGACAGTGATGTCGATTGCCATAAG TGGGTCAGCCATCGTAACCATAGAGGAAACATATGTGGGGTGGATTTTATATGGCTTCTTAACCCTTACGAACATCGGAAGCCATTGAATATAAGCTTCATCAAGGCTGTGTTGGGGATTATTAAG AATCGCCTTTGTGAAGTGTCTAGAGAAAGTATAGATCCATTTGGTTTTCTCGAAAATGAGAACTGCAAGGGAACTTGTGTCGACCTTTCTGGATTCTCTCAAGCTCTTACTGTg TTGGGCTTAACTGGCTATCCAAATGGCCTTGATATTGAAGAGTTACACGATTTGTGGCTGAAACTGGACACTGATGGAGATGGAGTGATTGACTTTTCGCAGTTCAAG AGTGCATTGGATCCATCATCACTCCTACAAAGTGAAAATGAAAACGAGGCACTGGAAGCACAAACAGAAACACCACAAAACACGTCAAGATCTGCAACCATTGGTTTCGAAGTGAAGCATTCTGCCCTGTTCCCAACCCAAGTTGAAGATGGAATATGGCCTGAAGACTACTCCCTGTCTGACCATGCACAACTTACTGTGGAGTTTGCTCCAGTGACCATGCATTGTCCCCAAAGTTTTTGCCACCCAGCTCAAACCATGACCTGA